In Nerophis ophidion isolate RoL-2023_Sa linkage group LG02, RoL_Noph_v1.0, whole genome shotgun sequence, one DNA window encodes the following:
- the btbd10b gene encoding BTB/POZ domain-containing protein 10, with translation MSLLGASGGCDRSRDRRRSSDRSRDSSHEREGQLTPCIRNLTSPTRQNNIDRDRDGGPSSRPSSPRPQRVSPSGSSSSGVVSSRNSSLSSTEGTFKSLAVGDMVFVYENSKEGTAGANVCNRNIRTSERVTLIVDNTRFVVDPSIFTAQPNTMLGRMFGSGREHNFTRPNEKGEFEVAEGISSTVFRAILDYYKSGIIRCPDGISIPELREACDYLCISFDYSTIKCRDLSALMHELSNDGARQQFEFYLEEMVLPLMVASAQSGERECHIVVLTDDDVVDWDEEYPPQMGEEYSQIIYSTKLYRFFKYIENRDVAKSVLKERGLKKIRLGIEGYPTYKEKVKKRPGGRPEVIYNYVQRPFIRMSWEKEEGKSRHVDFQCVKSKSITNLAAAAADIPQDQLVVMHPGPQVDELDILPNHPPSGNHYSHNYSNEPDLDGPSPAV, from the exons ATGAGCCTGCTTGGTGCCAGTGGGGGCTGCGACCGCTCACGTGACCGCCGCCGCTCTAGCGATCGCTCCAGGGATTCCTCGCATGAGAGAGAGGGGCAGCTTACCCCTTGCATTCGCAACCTCACCTCACCAACCCGCCAAAACAACATAG ACCGTGACCGTGATGGCGGGCCATCATCAAGGCCCAGCAGTCCTCGACCACAGAGAGTTTCTCCCAGCGGCTCCAGCAGCAGCGGAGTGGTTAGCAGCCGCAACAGCAGCCTCTCCAGCACTGAAGGAACGTTCAAAAGTTTGGCTGTTGGAGATATGGTTTTTGTTTACGAGAACTCAAAGGAAGGCACAGCCGGTGCCAATGTCTGCAACCGAAACATCCGGACGTCAGAGAGAGTTACCCTAATCGTTGACAACACACGCTTTGTGGTTGACCCCTCCATTTTCACTGCACAGCCTAATACAATGTTGGGCAG GATGTTTGGATCGGGACGAGAGCATAATTTCACACGGCCCAATGAGAAGGGAGAGTTTGAAGTTGCTGAAGGAATTAGCTCAACAGTTTTCAGAGCAATTCTG GATTATTACAAATCGGGCATCATTCGTTGTCCTGATGGAATCTCTATCCCTGAGTTACGTGAGGCGTGTGACTATCTATGCATCTCTTTTGACTACAGCACCATCAAATGCAGAGACCTCA GTGCTCTCATGCACGAGCTCTCCAACGATGGCGCTCGGCAACAGTTTGAATTTTACCTTGAAGAAATGGTTCTACCTCTGATGGTGGCGAGTGCCCAGAGCGGCGAGAGAGAGTGTCACATCGTCGTCCTCACCGACGACGACGTAGTGGACTGGGATGAAGAATACCCGCCACAGATGGGAGAGGAGTACTCTCAAA TCATCTACAGTACAAAGCTCTACAGATTCTTCAAATACATCGAGAATAGAGATGTAGCCAAATCGGTGTTGAAGGAAAGGGGATTGAAGAAAATAAGGCTGGGCATTGAAG GTTACCCCACATATAAAGAGAAGGTGAAGAAACGCCCAGGAGGTCGCCCGGAGGTCATTTACAACTACGTCCAGAGGCCCTTCATCCGTATGTCGTGGGAGAAAGAAGAGGGCAAGAGTCGCCATGTGGACTTCCAGTGTGTCAAATCCAAATCCATCACCAACCTGGCAGCGGCAGCAGCAGACATCCCCCAGGACCAGCTGGTGGTCATGCACCCGGGACCCCAGGTGGACGAACTGGACATCCTGCCCAACCACCCGCCCAGCGGGAACCATTACAGCCACAACTACAGTAACGAGCCGGACCTCGATGGACCGTCGCCCGCCGTCTGA